DNA sequence from the Rubrobacter naiadicus genome:
GCCAGTAAACCTCACAGCTTAAGAACTTTAGCATCTGGAAGTGTGCGTGCCGAATAGAAGTCAAAATTTTACATTTGCTCTTGACTGGAACATTAGTCAAAGATATTATGTTGCGAGACGAACTCGGGAAGGGGTAAGTCGAATGACGATATGGTCGGCATTGCTTATGGTGTTGGGGGTGTTATGGCTGGCTCAGATAGTCGGCACCTACTTCCAGATGCGCCACTACCGGCGAGTTCTGGGCAGGATCACAGAGAGATACAGCGAGGGGTATGTGGGGGTAGGCAACTCGCGGACACGTTTTGGTAAAGGGGTCATTCTTATCCTGGTGGTTGACAGCAAGGGGGTAATAATCCGGGAAGCTTTGCGAATGAAGGGTATGACAGTATTTGCCCGTTTCAAGAGATGCTCAGCGCTTGAGGGATTGGACCTGGAGAAAATCAAGAATGGGGGTGAGCCGCTGATGGATCGTTCCACTGCACTAGCCGCTCAGAGAGCGATTGAGCAGATCGAGCGGATAAGCGAAGAACGTGGCCGTCAACTTGTCTCCGGTCAAGCAAAAAAATAAACACATACGAGACATAGTAGGGGGGTAGAGATCATGCACGAAATATCTGGCTGGCTGAGTCATGACCAGGTACTAGCTCTGATTCAGAGCGCTTCGAAAGCCCAGCAGCAAGTGCAGGCAGGAGGCATCTTCGGAACTCTGGGTGCGATAGGGCAGTGGTTCATTGGACTTTTCCAAGCGGGTGGGAAGGTCTTCGTCAGCTATGTAACCGGTATACTGCCACTCCTAATCGTGCTGTTGACGGCACTTTACGCTATTATAAACCTTGTCGGTGAGCAGCGCATACACCGGGCTGCTAGGTTCGCGGCCGGGAACATAATTACCAGGTACTCGTTGCTGCCGCTTCTCGCGGTGTTCTTTTTGACCAACCCGATGGCGTACACCTTCGGGACTTTTCTGGAAGAGAAGTACAAGCCAGCCTTCTATGATTCTGCGGTTTCCTTCGTACACCCGATACTCGGGCTCTTTCCGCATGCCAATCCCGCGGAACTCTTCGTGTATCTTGGGGTGGCACACGGCATTCAGAAACAAGGGCTTCCTCTCGGCCCTCTAGCGGTCAGGTACTTCATCGTCGGGTTGATCGTCATCTTTATTCGCGGGGTTGTAACTCAACAGATAACGTTTTTCTTGGCCCGCCGTCAGAACATAGAACTTTAGGGGACGTTAAAAGATGCAGGAGCAGGAGAAGAGGCGTACCTTCAGAGCCGTACGAGTCGAGCGCGGAGCTCAGGGATGGGGAGGCCCGCTCGTAATCAAGCCCACCGAGGAGAGGGATAAGATCTCAGCGGTTACTGGGGGAGAGATCCCACCTGTAGCCCGCAGGCTCGCCGAGCTCACCGGAGCAACTGTGGTGGATGGATTCCGCAATCCACCCCCGGATGACGAGATCGCTGCTGTAGTTATAGATTGTGGAGGGACCGCGCGCGCCGGGGTCTACCCGAAAAAGCGCATTCCGACGATCAACCTTACTCCATCGGGGCAGACTGGGCCTCTGGCCCAGTTCATAAAAGAGGATATCTACGTAAGCGGGGTTCGGCCAGAGAACATCAGCCTGGTTAATGAAGAGAGCACACCGATCACCGACGTTGGGGAGGCTGAGCCCCGAGGTGCTCCTGCCAATCCTTTCGAGCTTGGGGGTAGAGCCCAGGAGGCTATCCCGGAGCACGGGGGTGGCATCACCGGGTTCATCTCTCGTCTGGGCCGCATTATGGGCGGCATCATAGGGGTACTCTACCAGAGCGGTCGACAGGCGATAGACCAGGTCATAAGGAACATCCTGCCGTTCATCGCCTTCGTAACGATGCTCATCGGGATCATCAACGCGACCGGTTTGGGCAATATAATCGCTCATGTTCTGACCCCTCTTGCAGGCAGTCTACCGGGTTTGATCGTTCTCTCGTTGATCGTGGGATTGCCTTTCCTCTCCCCGGTCCTTGGTCCGGGGGCGGTCGTGGCTCAGGTTACCGGTGTTCTCGTCGGGCAGCAGATAGCCGCAGGCAACATTGCCCCGGCCTTTGCGCTCCCGGCGCTCTTCGCCTACGACACTCAGGTGGGGTGTGACTTCATCCCGGTGGGACTCTCTCTCGGAGAGGCCAAGCCCAAAACCATAGAGGTCGGGGTCCCAGCAGTACTCTTCTCGCGCCAGATCACCGGCCCCATAGCGGTCATCATAGCCTGGGCGTTTAGCCATGGACTCTACTGATAGAGCGCCTGCGCTCGAAAGCAAGGGGGATAGGAAGTTTTGGATAAGGTTTATTCAACGGAGATAAAGGAGCTCGGCCCTGAGGCGACAGAGTTTCTTGACGCGGGTATGGCCATCCTCTTTCAGACCGGGGCTCCACCGGAGCTGGCCGAAATGAGTGTGCTGCATGAGCCACGGGTCTGTCGGGAAGCCCCTCCTTTGCCAGGAGATGTGCTCCGTGTTGATGCGGCGAAGGTTCATATAACGGCCATTGGTGAGAAAGCCTGGCAGAACATGCGTTCTCTTGGTCACGCCGTCCTCAAGTTCAACGGAGAAAAGACGCCAGAGTTGCCCGGGGACATCTGTTTGGAAAAACTGGATGGCAAACGAATTGCAGAAGCCTTCAGGCCTGGTGTGAGGCTCGAGATAGATGCGGAGACAAGATGAGTCTGCGCCGTAGACTGGAAGAGCTGCAGCGGGAGGGCAAGCCCATCAGGGTCGGCCTTATCGGAGCGGGACAGATGGGGCGTGGTTTCATTGCGCAGGTGACCTGTATCCCGGGTATGGAGGTGGTCGCCTGCGCAGACATGTTTCCCGAGCGCGCTATCTCCGCGCTTCGGGAAGCCGGGCTTGCGCCGACGGAAGGTGTCGGTGGTCTGCCTGGACGTCCGGCCGTGACCGATGACGCGGTTATGGTTGCACGTTCTGAAGGGATAGACGTCGTAGTTGAAGCGACCGGTGTACCCGAAGTAGGCGCGCGAGTTGCCTATGAAGCCATACAGAGTTCAAAGCATACTGTCATGCTCAACGCCGAGGCCGACGTTACCGTTGGCACCATACTCGCTCGAATGGCTAAGAGCGCAGGCGTCGTCTACACTGGCTCTGCCGGGGACGAGCCCGGTGCGATAATGGAGCTTTTCGAGTTTGCCTCTACCCTGGGCTTCGAAGTGGTCGTCGCGGGGAAGGGTAAGAACAATCCACTCGATGTGTCGGCGACGCCCGATTCGGTAGCAGAGGAGGCACACTCCAAGCGTATGAACCCACACATGCTCGCCTCCTTCGTGGATGGAACTAAAACCATGGTCGAGATGGCTGCGCTAGCCAACGCAACCGGTTTCGTCCCAGATGTTCCGGGGATGCACGGTCCTGAGGAAACTGATCCCAACCGTCTCTCGGATATCTTCAGCCTCAAGGAAGAGGGAGGGTTGCTCTCTCACTACGGCGTGGTCGACTACGTTCGGGGAGTTGCCCCTGGAGTCTTCGTCGTGGTTCGCTCTCAGGAAGGAGCCGTACGAGAAACAATGCACTACGTGGGCCGTGGTGAGGGGCCTAACCACGTACTCTATCGCCCCTATCACCTCACGAGCCTGGAAACCCCGCTCTCCGTGGCACGTGCAGCTATCTATGGCGAGCCCACGATAGTCTCGCTGCCCGAGCCTTCAGCCGAGGTGGTGGCGATCGCGAAAAGGGACATACCGGCAGGAGAAAAATTGTGCAGTATAGGCGGCGAAGACTACTACGGCAGGCTTTATGCAGCAGGTGAGGCAACGAGTATGCTGCCGATAGGTCTCGCCGCGGGTGCTCGTACCATCCGATCCATACCACGAGGGCAAGCTATACCACGCACCGCAGTGGAGCTCGCTGATGATTCCTTCGTGGTTAGCCTGAGGAGATTGCAGGAGGCGACCAATATTCCTCAGAACAGTAATGCAGCTAATCAGGAGACGATAGAGAGGTAGATAGTAGTGAAGCGCATTCTGGTCATATGCGGAACCGGCATAGCGACTTCCACGGTCGTGGCACAGAAAATCAAAGAGTACTGCATCGCTCACAACATAGAGGTGACAATAGATCAAAAAAAGGTAATGGAAATCTTGAGTGGCGTAGAAGGGTACGACCTTGTCGTTTCCACCACCCAGGTGCCATCGAATGTGCAAACCCCTACCATTAGCGGACTGCCTTTTATCACGGGGGTGGGGGTAGAGGAAACCTTAAAAGAGATAGAGAGTAAGTTGCGAAGCTAATTACAAGGAGGCTTGCGCGTGTCCCACATAACTCAGTTCATAACCAGCCTCGGGCCATCGGTTGTCCTTCCGGTTCTGATCTTCGTCTTCGCCCTCATCCTGGGCCAGAGGCCAGGACGAGCATTCCGGTCCGGCCTTCTGATCGGCATAGGTTTCGTAGGTATCGGCTTAGTCATAAACCTACTGACCTCACAGATCGGACCGGCGGCCAAAGGTATGGCGAAGAACTTCAACGTGGGATTGAACACGATAGACGTGGGCTGGCCAGCAACCTCGGCGATAGCTTTCGGATCTCAGGTTGGTGCCCTCGTCATCCCTCTTGGGCTTGCGGTCAATATACTTCTCCTGACGGTAGGTCTTACCAGAACGTTGGATATAGATCTCTGGAACTACTGGCACATAGCCTTCACCGGTGCTCTGGTGGCAATCTTAAGCGGTAGCATACTCTGGGGCTTCGCTGCTGCAGCAATACACATGGTGATTCTACTCGCTCTTGCGGATTGGAGCGCGCCTTGGATCCAAAAGTACTATAACTACCCCAACATTTCGCTGCCGCACGGGACCTCAGCGCCGTATATCTTACTCGCCATCCCGCTAAACTATGTCTTCGACCGTATCCCCAAAGTTCGCGATCTGAAAGCAGATCCGGAGACCATCCAGCGGAGGTTCGGGGTCTTTGGTGAATCGATTATCTTGGGACTCGTGCTCGGCCTTCTGCTCGGCATCTTGGGTGGTCTGTCGTTCATCAAGACGGTACAGTTGGGGATCAACCTGGCAGCGGTGATGTTACTGTTGCCACGGATGGTCTCAATCTTGATGGAGGGGCTGATTCCCATCTCTGAGGCGGCACGAGAGTTCGTGCAGAGGCGCTTTCCGGGCCGAAATCTCTATATAGGTCTGGACTCAGCGGTAGCCGTCGGAGCTCCGGCGGTCATCGCCACCGCCGTGCTCATGGTGCCGATAACCCTGCTCTTGGCAGTGATATTGCCTGGCAATCACGTCCTTCCTTTTGGGGACCTGGCAACCATGCCGTTCATCGTGGTAATGATGGTTCCTATACTTGGGGGAAACATTCTGCGCTCGGTAATAGCAGGGACGATCGCGATAGCCGGGGGCCTGTATATAGCGACCTGGATCTCTCCTACCTTCACTCAAGCTGCGGAGAACGTGAATTTTAAGGCCCCGGGCGGGGCAACTCACCTCTCGTCCCTGGTTGATGGAGCAAACCCGCTGACGGCCGTCTTCTACGCGCTGGGGCACGTTCCGACCGTAGGGTTGCCTCTGCTCGCCGTGGTGGCGCTGCTTTTCGCGTGGTGGGTGTCACGCCGCTCCCAGCAGGAGCCTTCGCCTGCGAGTGGAGCGCCAGAGGAACCTGTAGAGCTTGAGCGTACGGGAGAACCGGACATTACTACTGAGGCGTGAAAAAATGAGGGGACTTGGGCAACTATGACATCAGAGGTGGAAACCACAGGAAGCGGGTCTCCTTTTGCTCCACATCTCATTAAGCTTGGGCTCGAAGCTGCTGATAGGAAGAAAGCCCTGAGTGAACTTTCACGTTTGTTGGAGGATTCGAATAAGGTGCGTGATTCATACCTGGGGGCGGTTTTGGTGCGGGAAGAAGAGTTCCCGACCGGACTCCCTACTCCAGGGGCGGCGATAGCGATTCCACACGCGGATCCAGAACACTGCTTGGAGCCTGCTGTAGCGGTGGGGATCACGAAGTCCCCCGTCTCTTTCGCGGAGATGGGTTCACCCGAGTCGGAGCTCGATGTCAGGATCATATTTCTCATCTCGGCGACGGAGTCTGGAGACCACCTACGATGGCTGAGTACTCTTGCTACGGTCTTCCAAGATCCCGATTTCGCCCTCAGATTGCTCGACTCTAAGGACAGCTGCGAAGCATACAGGCTACTGGATGAAGCATTCGGATTTCACAAGGAGAGCGATAGAGCATGATTGTTTACTCGCTCAAGGGGAACAACCTCTCTTCGCAAGACAGGCTGATCTTGAAGGTACTCAAGCTTTATTATGAGCACAACCTTACGCAGACCGAGGTCGCCAACAGGATGGGCTTCTCCCGACCCAAGGTCTCCAAACTACTTGCCGAAGGCCGGGCACGGGGCTTGGTCAGGATACAACTCGCCCAGCCAGCGGGGGACTTCACGGAACTCGAGATAGCTCTCGAAAATCGTTATGGTCTGCCGGAGGCACTCGTGGTCGAGACCGCGGATGATCCTCGCGCTACCGAACTTGCGGCGGGGGGAGCAGCAGGAGAGCTCCTCTCAGGTATCTGCGACGAGACCACCACGCTTGGTCTCTCTTGGGGACGCGCCTTGCGGGGCTTAGCCGAAGCCTTGCCTGCCCAAGCGTTCACGTGTGGAAGAGTGGTTCCGCTGGTCGGGGGCATGGGGAGGGCCCAGAATTCTCTACATGCCAACCAGATCTGCTCCGTGGTCGCCAGCAAGCTCGGGACAGAGTGTGTATTCCTGACGACCCCAGCGATGGCTCCTTCTCCACAATCCCGCGCCGAGCTTGCTGAGACACCAGGGATACAGGAAGCACTCATCGAAGGCACCCGGTGTGATGTGGCCGTCGTTGGCATTGGGGCGGTTCACCCAACCTCGACGATAGTACAGGCCGGGTATTTGAGCCTTGAAGACTTTCTCGCTTTGGGAAAGCGTGGGGTCGTAGGGGACATTTGTTGCCATTTTATAGACGGGGCCGGGGAGCCATGCTGCCCGGAGATCTCAGACAGGGTCGTCGGTATCACTCTAGAGCAGTTGAAAGACATCCCGAAGGTCATCGGGATAGCGACCGGGGCCGAGAAGGCTGCGGGGGTAGCTGCAGCCCTCACAGGAGGCTACCTCGACGTGCTGGTCACCGACCGTGAGTTGGCTGAGACCCTTTTGAACATCACACTCCACCATCGAGAGGAGAAAGGAGAGCTTGCTTGAGCGCACAGGACGGTCGGATCAGACTTCTCGAAGAGATGCTTCTGATTCGTGCCTTCGACGAGAAGGTCAATGACCTCTATGCCGAGGGCAAGGTCCACGGCACGGCCCACTTCTACGTTGGCGAAGAGGCGGTTGCCGTCGGTGTGATCTCCACTCTGCGAAAGGGCGATGTAATCACCTCTACACACCGCGGACATGGGCACGCTATAGCTTTCGGGCTCAACATAGATCGAATGGCCGCGGAGCTTCTGGGCAAGGCAGAGGGGTACTGCCATGGTAAAGGTGGCAGCATGCACATAGCGGATGTAAGCGCGGGGATGCTCGGCGCCAATGGAATCGTCGGTGGGAGCATGGGGATAGCCTGCGGCGCAGGGTGGGCCTTCAGGAGACGAGGCGAGGATAGAGTTGCAGTTTGCTTCTTCGGCGATGGGGCCGTGCAGGAAGGCATCTTCAGCGAAGCCCTGAACTTGGCCTCGATCTGGGATCTCCCGGTGGTCTTCGTATGTGAGAACAACCAGTACGCGATGTCCATAAGCGTCGAGCGGGCATTGGCAGGAGAACGTATCTCCGAGCGGGCCTCAAGTTACGCCATGCCTGGGGTCACGGTCGATGGAATGGATCTCCTCGCCGTGCAGGAAGCCGCTCGAGAGGCCGTTTCGCTCGCCCGCGGAGGTGGCGGTCCCTCGCTTATCGAAGCTGTTACCTACCGATACCTCGGACACTCCAAGAGCGATGCAAACCTTTACCGCTCCAGAGAGGAAATACAGCGCTGGCGTGAGCGTGATCCTATATCTCGCTTCGCCTCGTTGCTTGAGAAAGAGGGTGTGCTAGAGGAGGAAGGGGTGGAGCAGATGGAGCGCTCTGCCAGAAGCAGGATAGAGCAAGCTTTCGAGCGGGCGGCGTCTCTCCCAGAGCCCGAGCCTGAGAGCGCCCTGGAGGACGTTTATGCCTAGTGGACGCGAAATCTCCTATCGGGAGGCCGTCCGGGAAGCAATGGTCCAGGTGATGCGGGGAGATGACAACGTCTTTCTGATCGGGGAAGCGTTGCTTGAGAAAGAGGGTGTGCTAGAGGAGGAAGGGGTGGAGCAGATGGAGCGCTCTGCCAGAAGCAGGATAGAGCAAGCTTTCGAGCGGGCGGCGTCTCTCCCAGAGCCCGAGCCTGAGAGCGCCCTGGAGGACGTTTATGCCTAGTGGACGCGAAATCTCCTATCGGGAGGCCGTCCGGGAAGCAATGGTCCAGGTGATGCGGGGAGATGACAACGTCTTTCTGATCGGGGAAGACGTCGGTGTCTACGGCGGAGCTTTCGGCGTCTCACGCGGGATGATCGAAGAATTTGGTCCCAATCGAGTCGTGGATGCACCGCTGTCCGAAGCTGCAACGGCCGGGATGTGCGTAGGTGCGGCCCTGCTCGGTATGCGCCCGATCTTCGAGATACAGTTCTCGGATTTCATTACCCACTGTATGGACCAGTTGGTAAACCAGGCAGCCAAGCTGCGCTACATGTTCGGTGGCGAAGCAAGGGTGCCGCTGGTCGTGCGTACCCCGGGAGGGGCGGGTACGGGTGCCGCTGCCCAGCACTCCCAGTCCCTCGAAGCTTGGTTTGTCCACGTCCCTGGCCTCAAGGTGGTGATGCCCTCCACCCCATACGATGCTAAAGGGCTCCTGCTCGCCGCACTCGACGATCCCAATCCCGTCATCTTCTACGAGCACAAGCTCCTTTACAATCGTAAGGGCGAGGTTCCCGAAGAACTCTACCGACTACCGCTCGGCGAGGCCGCAGTGAGCCGGGAGGGCGATGATGTAACTATCGTCTCCTGTGGGCTTGTCCACCACTTCGCGCTCGAAGCCGCGCAGGAGCTCTCCGGTGAAGGCATAGAGGCTGAGGTTATAGACCTCAGGACACTCTCACCGATGGACCATGCCACCGTGCGACGTTCAGTGGAGAAGACCGGCAGGCTTGTGGTTGTCGAGGAAGACGTGAAGACCTGTGGGTGGGGTGCGGAGGTGATCTCACGCCTCACCGAAAGCGAGACGTTCTACGCGCTCGACCGTGCTCCGGCACGGGTAGCCGGAGAAGACACACCGATCCCGTACAACAAAACCCTTGAGGCTTTCGTGCGTCCGAGTCCGGAGAAAATAACC
Encoded proteins:
- a CDS encoding transcriptional regulator GutM, with amino-acid sequence MTIWSALLMVLGVLWLAQIVGTYFQMRHYRRVLGRITERYSEGYVGVGNSRTRFGKGVILILVVDSKGVIIREALRMKGMTVFARFKRCSALEGLDLEKIKNGGEPLMDRSTALAAQRAIEQIERISEERGRQLVSGQAKK
- the srlA gene encoding PTS glucitol/sorbitol transporter subunit IIC; the protein is MHEISGWLSHDQVLALIQSASKAQQQVQAGGIFGTLGAIGQWFIGLFQAGGKVFVSYVTGILPLLIVLLTALYAIINLVGEQRIHRAARFAAGNIITRYSLLPLLAVFFLTNPMAYTFGTFLEEKYKPAFYDSAVSFVHPILGLFPHANPAELFVYLGVAHGIQKQGLPLGPLAVRYFIVGLIVIFIRGVVTQQITFFLARRQNIEL
- the srlE gene encoding PTS glucitol/sorbitol transporter subunit IIB, with the translated sequence MQEQEKRRTFRAVRVERGAQGWGGPLVIKPTEERDKISAVTGGEIPPVARRLAELTGATVVDGFRNPPPDDEIAAVVIDCGGTARAGVYPKKRIPTINLTPSGQTGPLAQFIKEDIYVSGVRPENISLVNEESTPITDVGEAEPRGAPANPFELGGRAQEAIPEHGGGITGFISRLGRIMGGIIGVLYQSGRQAIDQVIRNILPFIAFVTMLIGIINATGLGNIIAHVLTPLAGSLPGLIVLSLIVGLPFLSPVLGPGAVVAQVTGVLVGQQIAAGNIAPAFALPALFAYDTQVGCDFIPVGLSLGEAKPKTIEVGVPAVLFSRQITGPIAVIIAWAFSHGLY
- a CDS encoding PTS glucitol/sorbitol transporter subunit IIA, which translates into the protein MDKVYSTEIKELGPEATEFLDAGMAILFQTGAPPELAEMSVLHEPRVCREAPPLPGDVLRVDAAKVHITAIGEKAWQNMRSLGHAVLKFNGEKTPELPGDICLEKLDGKRIAEAFRPGVRLEIDAETR
- a CDS encoding NAD(P)H-dependent oxidoreductase, with amino-acid sequence MEVVACADMFPERAISALREAGLAPTEGVGGLPGRPAVTDDAVMVARSEGIDVVVEATGVPEVGARVAYEAIQSSKHTVMLNAEADVTVGTILARMAKSAGVVYTGSAGDEPGAIMELFEFASTLGFEVVVAGKGKNNPLDVSATPDSVAEEAHSKRMNPHMLASFVDGTKTMVEMAALANATGFVPDVPGMHGPEETDPNRLSDIFSLKEEGGLLSHYGVVDYVRGVAPGVFVVVRSQEGAVRETMHYVGRGEGPNHVLYRPYHLTSLETPLSVARAAIYGEPTIVSLPEPSAEVVAIAKRDIPAGEKLCSIGGEDYYGRLYAAGEATSMLPIGLAAGARTIRSIPRGQAIPRTAVELADDSFVVSLRRLQEATNIPQNSNAANQETIER
- a CDS encoding PTS sugar transporter subunit IIB, with protein sequence MKRILVICGTGIATSTVVAQKIKEYCIAHNIEVTIDQKKVMEILSGVEGYDLVVSTTQVPSNVQTPTISGLPFITGVGVEETLKEIESKLRS
- a CDS encoding PTS galactitol transporter subunit IIC, with translation MSHITQFITSLGPSVVLPVLIFVFALILGQRPGRAFRSGLLIGIGFVGIGLVINLLTSQIGPAAKGMAKNFNVGLNTIDVGWPATSAIAFGSQVGALVIPLGLAVNILLLTVGLTRTLDIDLWNYWHIAFTGALVAILSGSILWGFAAAAIHMVILLALADWSAPWIQKYYNYPNISLPHGTSAPYILLAIPLNYVFDRIPKVRDLKADPETIQRRFGVFGESIILGLVLGLLLGILGGLSFIKTVQLGINLAAVMLLLPRMVSILMEGLIPISEAAREFVQRRFPGRNLYIGLDSAVAVGAPAVIATAVLMVPITLLLAVILPGNHVLPFGDLATMPFIVVMMVPILGGNILRSVIAGTIAIAGGLYIATWISPTFTQAAENVNFKAPGGATHLSSLVDGANPLTAVFYALGHVPTVGLPLLAVVALLFAWWVSRRSQQEPSPASGAPEEPVELERTGEPDITTEA
- a CDS encoding PTS sugar transporter subunit IIA, with product MTSEVETTGSGSPFAPHLIKLGLEAADRKKALSELSRLLEDSNKVRDSYLGAVLVREEEFPTGLPTPGAAIAIPHADPEHCLEPAVAVGITKSPVSFAEMGSPESELDVRIIFLISATESGDHLRWLSTLATVFQDPDFALRLLDSKDSCEAYRLLDEAFGFHKESDRA
- a CDS encoding sugar-binding transcriptional regulator — translated: MIVYSLKGNNLSSQDRLILKVLKLYYEHNLTQTEVANRMGFSRPKVSKLLAEGRARGLVRIQLAQPAGDFTELEIALENRYGLPEALVVETADDPRATELAAGGAAGELLSGICDETTTLGLSWGRALRGLAEALPAQAFTCGRVVPLVGGMGRAQNSLHANQICSVVASKLGTECVFLTTPAMAPSPQSRAELAETPGIQEALIEGTRCDVAVVGIGAVHPTSTIVQAGYLSLEDFLALGKRGVVGDICCHFIDGAGEPCCPEISDRVVGITLEQLKDIPKVIGIATGAEKAAGVAAALTGGYLDVLVTDRELAETLLNITLHHREEKGELA
- a CDS encoding thiamine pyrophosphate-dependent dehydrogenase E1 component subunit alpha produces the protein MLLIRAFDEKVNDLYAEGKVHGTAHFYVGEEAVAVGVISTLRKGDVITSTHRGHGHAIAFGLNIDRMAAELLGKAEGYCHGKGGSMHIADVSAGMLGANGIVGGSMGIACGAGWAFRRRGEDRVAVCFFGDGAVQEGIFSEALNLASIWDLPVVFVCENNQYAMSISVERALAGERISERASSYAMPGVTVDGMDLLAVQEAAREAVSLARGGGGPSLIEAVTYRYLGHSKSDANLYRSREEIQRWRERDPISRFASLLEKEGVLEEEGVEQMERSARSRIEQAFERAASLPEPEPESALEDVYA
- a CDS encoding thiamine pyrophosphate-dependent enzyme; protein product: MVQVMRGDDNVFLIGEALLEKEGVLEEEGVEQMERSARSRIEQAFERAASLPEPEPESALEDVYA
- a CDS encoding alpha-ketoacid dehydrogenase subunit beta, with product MPSGREISYREAVREAMVQVMRGDDNVFLIGEDVGVYGGAFGVSRGMIEEFGPNRVVDAPLSEAATAGMCVGAALLGMRPIFEIQFSDFITHCMDQLVNQAAKLRYMFGGEARVPLVVRTPGGAGTGAAAQHSQSLEAWFVHVPGLKVVMPSTPYDAKGLLLAALDDPNPVIFYEHKLLYNRKGEVPEELYRLPLGEAAVSREGDDVTIVSCGLVHHFALEAAQELSGEGIEAEVIDLRTLSPMDHATVRRSVEKTGRLVVVEEDVKTCGWGAEVISRLTESETFYALDRAPARVAGEDTPIPYNKTLEAFVRPSPEKITRAVHSLLDARVGVYG